The genomic interval CTAGGAGCCTCGGCGTACCGGGATACTTTTCCGATAGTGTTCAGGAAGCTTTTCTTCGCCTCGTTTTGTAGTTCAGGTGCCGGTATCTCGTTAACCAGGTCACTGAGCTGGTTCACTTGGTGTAACTGGTTTATCCCCTTGACCACATCACCCAGACGAGCGACAGTCTGATGACCCTGCCACGAATCTATTAGACTCGCAACTTCCCTGGCTTTATATCTGAACAGTAGTGTAGCAGCCTGAAGAGATTCACTCGCGCCTGGTTTCTCCGCGACTTGTTTGGCACACCTTATCACATTCTGCAAGATCTCCTTtattggtttctttgatttgttGGTCTGCTTTCTACTCGCTCTTAAACCCAACCTGTAGAGAATGCGCGACGAGCACATGTCGACTATATTCGTGAACAAGGCTTTCTCCACAACTGATGGGTCTTCTAATTTGTTGTCAGCTTTGtagaatagtaataaaaaCTGTGCCACTCACGTTCTAATACAGTTTGCATTATGGCGAAGATCATATTCAATCTCTCCTCTAGCACATGGAGGATGGAATCGCCATCAGACCATTTGGCTTTGTTTATCGCGATCAGTACATTCAATCTGTCGGTGTCCTGTTCGACGCAGATGGCCGGGATATGGTTAGGATCCTCTTCCGTTTGCGCCAAAAATGCCAGAGTTCCGACTAAGCTCCGCTCTTTATCGACTGACAATTCGTAATTCCTTGCTGAATCAGAGTGCTCTGGAATATTTGATGACGGCGCTGTAGGAATGACATGGAGGGGGCTTGTACGGGAAGCTGAGTGAAGGAGGGATAGCAGAGCGATGTTTTCCGCACGGGAAATGGCTGGGATAACTGGGACACTCCCCATAGAGATTATAAACTGTCAAATGAGATACTGAAGTGATATTGCTTTATGAAGGTCTCGGGGGTACATAGATATTATCACTCCGTGGTTCCCACTGACGAAAGTTGGCCTAGCACGAATCGAGCACGAACTGACAGCTCAATACCTGCCCCGCCATCCTCAGCTAAGATCATGACCATACCTAGCAAGGTCATTGGTACTTATGAACATTTTGTGTAGGCAGGGGGTTGCATTTGGACCAGGGTCTGGCCAAGGTAAGGCCTGCTTAGGCCCAATTCTCTTGCCCCTCTCGTATAGCCCTATCAGATCGACTCTAGGGTGACTAGCAATGTAAATATGTCTCCTTATGCTGCACCTTTTCCTTCGAAAAAATTAACCGATGAATTTAAGAGAGATTGGGCTGCGGGCTCTGGTCATATGTATCTCATTCAGTTCAACCCCCCAGATAAACACGACGCTTGATTGGTGTAGTGTCGCCTGTGCGTTGTGACAGCTGTACATAAACAGttccgaagaagaggggtaGAGAAAGCTTCAACGGCTTTGTGGTTCCGTTTCATATATTTCCAGACCCCATATTTTGCGACAATATCCTTCCAATACTGCAGAATTTCTTTGCTTGAAGCGTAGAATTCGGACCAGTTGGGGTTCGACTCGACGGTCGCTTGGTACACATGCGCGGGAATATCTATAGAATGTCAGTTTCAGCTTCTATGTTCTGCTCGTTGGGACGGCTCCTACCACATGCAGCTCCCGGATA from Aspergillus flavus chromosome 7, complete sequence carries:
- a CDS encoding putative dimethylaniline monooxygenase encodes the protein MPLAHNNPDDVSVGVSKQDTVDHARPTKVIVIGAGISGILAAIRFPQRIPNLDLVVYDKNPEVGGTWFENQYPGAACDIPAHVYQATVESNPNWSEFYASSKEILQYWKDIVAKYGVWKYMKRNHKAVEAFSTPLLRNCLCTAVTTHRRHYTNQASCLSGGLN